One stretch of Micromonospora echinospora DNA includes these proteins:
- a CDS encoding FadR/GntR family transcriptional regulator, producing MESHSSGGVGTQPAPPEVGLHARVLEHLGTAICGGEFAPGAVLNIDDLVDRYEVSRSVVREVLRVLASIGFIETRRRVGVTIRPAHDWNVFDPQVIRWRLASASRLAQLRSITELRTAIEPHAALLAADRAGHDEASDLVGLAAKMWAAGKAGDEERFLRLDIEFHRRVLLASGNEMFVRLQDLVAEVLTGRHKHHLMPHHPHEEALRLHAEVAQAIQRHEGERARLAMVQLMEQAFEEMRSLWEQTAEPVRLI from the coding sequence GTGGAATCGCACTCCTCCGGGGGCGTCGGCACCCAGCCCGCTCCGCCCGAGGTCGGGCTGCACGCCCGCGTCCTCGAGCACCTCGGCACCGCCATCTGCGGCGGAGAGTTCGCCCCCGGGGCAGTCCTCAACATCGACGACCTGGTCGACCGGTACGAGGTCTCCCGCTCGGTGGTCCGCGAGGTGCTGCGTGTCCTGGCGTCGATCGGGTTCATCGAGACCCGCCGACGGGTCGGGGTGACGATCCGGCCCGCGCACGACTGGAACGTCTTCGATCCGCAGGTGATCCGGTGGCGGCTGGCCTCGGCCAGCCGGCTCGCCCAGCTCCGCTCCATCACCGAGCTGCGCACCGCCATCGAGCCGCACGCCGCCCTGCTGGCCGCCGACCGGGCCGGTCACGACGAGGCCAGCGACCTCGTCGGCCTGGCGGCGAAGATGTGGGCCGCCGGCAAGGCCGGCGACGAGGAGCGCTTCCTGCGCCTGGACATCGAGTTCCACCGCCGGGTGCTGCTCGCCTCCGGCAACGAGATGTTCGTCCGGCTGCAGGACCTGGTCGCCGAGGTGCTGACCGGCCGGCACAAGCACCACCTCATGCCGCACCATCCACACGAGGAGGCGCTGCGCCTGCACGCCGAGGTGGCCCAGGCGATCCAGCGGCACGAGGGCGAGCGCGCCCGGCTGGCGATGGTGCAGCTCATGGAGCAGGCGTTCGAGGAGATGCGCTCCCTCTGGGAGCAGACCGCCGAGCCCGTGCGATTGATCTGA
- a CDS encoding ABC transporter substrate-binding protein, producing the protein MQRRSIIGTSLAVVVAMGLAACGGGEDSGGSKTVRVTLVNHVWTENVKKALPEFEKQTGLKVEVTQLGEDQLSDQYNVKLNAGSSDLDVMMYRPLQEGKQFGKNKYLADLTERSKSDSAFDFSDFQAAPVQATTYDDKVVGVPIITESEVLYYRKDLLKKSGFDAPPKSLDELKAQAAKVEADNPGVAGFVSRTGKAAAVTQFSSFLFSFGGDFVDANGKAAVNTEQAKQAYAYYGGLLREHGPNNVSTDMSWSEAMAIFTQGKAAFYTEANSLYKNATDPAKSKVSDTVGFAPFPAGPAGSKPYNIPSWALGINDQSKNKDNAWKFIQWAAGKEQSLAQQEAGVPGARASVWANPQAIATYPKDLAEATTASTANGVGHDRPLVVKVAQAREIVGQPIVDAITGKDPSASADAANEAFQKFLDDEAK; encoded by the coding sequence GTGCAACGTCGATCGATAATCGGTACGTCTCTGGCCGTGGTGGTCGCCATGGGCCTGGCCGCGTGCGGCGGTGGAGAGGACAGCGGCGGGTCGAAGACCGTGCGCGTGACGCTGGTGAACCACGTCTGGACGGAGAACGTCAAGAAGGCGCTGCCGGAGTTCGAGAAGCAGACGGGCCTGAAGGTCGAGGTCACCCAGCTCGGTGAGGACCAGCTGTCCGACCAGTACAACGTCAAGCTGAACGCGGGATCCAGCGACCTCGACGTGATGATGTACCGGCCCCTGCAGGAGGGCAAGCAGTTCGGCAAGAACAAGTACCTGGCCGACCTGACCGAGCGGTCCAAGTCGGACAGCGCCTTCGATTTCAGCGACTTCCAGGCCGCCCCGGTGCAGGCCACCACGTACGACGACAAGGTGGTCGGCGTGCCGATCATCACCGAGTCGGAGGTGCTGTACTACCGCAAGGACCTGCTGAAGAAGTCCGGCTTCGACGCCCCGCCGAAGAGCCTGGACGAGCTCAAGGCGCAGGCCGCGAAGGTCGAGGCCGACAACCCGGGCGTCGCGGGCTTCGTCTCCCGCACCGGCAAGGCCGCCGCCGTCACCCAGTTCTCCAGCTTCCTGTTCAGCTTCGGCGGTGACTTCGTCGACGCCAACGGCAAGGCCGCGGTCAACACCGAACAGGCCAAGCAGGCGTACGCCTACTACGGCGGACTGCTGCGCGAGCACGGCCCGAACAACGTCAGCACCGACATGAGCTGGTCCGAGGCCATGGCGATCTTCACCCAGGGCAAGGCGGCCTTCTACACCGAGGCCAACTCGCTCTACAAGAACGCCACCGACCCGGCCAAGTCGAAGGTCTCCGACACCGTCGGCTTCGCGCCCTTCCCGGCCGGCCCGGCCGGCTCGAAGCCCTACAACATCCCGTCCTGGGCGCTGGGCATCAACGACCAGTCGAAGAACAAGGACAACGCCTGGAAGTTCATCCAGTGGGCGGCCGGCAAGGAGCAGTCGCTGGCGCAGCAGGAGGCCGGCGTCCCCGGCGCACGCGCCTCTGTCTGGGCCAACCCGCAGGCCATCGCCACCTACCCGAAGGACCTCGCCGAGGCCACCACGGCCAGCACCGCCAACGGCGTCGGTCACGACCGCCCGCTGGTCGTGAAGGTCGCCCAGGCGCGCGAGATCGTCGGCCAGCCGATCGTCGACGCGATCACCGGCAAGGACCCGTCCGCCTCGGCGGACGCGGCGAACGAGGCGTTCCAGAAGTTCCTCGACGACGAGGCGAAGTAA
- a CDS encoding carbohydrate ABC transporter permease, producing MSAVTTPVTRPSQAGPAPAESGWSRWANAHRKWLFAAPAMAFVAVLIIFPVAWTGYLSLTDAEGSVRAESEFIGFQNYLDVLADTDRFWPAVWRTVLFTGVVLAVEVALGMAIALLLWRPFRGERWVRVAILLPLVATPVAVGMMWRLIFDPTIGMANQVLSWVGIGPQPWLSGQNSALPTTMFIDIWQWTPMVVLILLAGLTSLSDEPQEAALIDGASTWQRFRHVTLPLLMPTVIVAILLRGIDALKTFDILYATKGRGGGSFHEVETLNVYAYGLSFDYNDYGVSSTVLIIFFLIIIGVMWALTYRKKGLDR from the coding sequence ATGTCAGCCGTCACCACACCAGTCACCAGACCGTCGCAGGCCGGCCCGGCCCCGGCGGAGTCGGGCTGGTCGCGCTGGGCCAACGCGCACCGCAAATGGCTCTTCGCGGCCCCCGCCATGGCGTTCGTCGCCGTGCTGATCATCTTTCCGGTGGCGTGGACCGGATACCTCAGCCTCACCGACGCCGAGGGTTCGGTCCGCGCCGAGAGCGAGTTCATCGGGTTCCAGAACTACCTCGACGTGCTCGCCGACACCGACCGGTTCTGGCCGGCGGTGTGGCGCACCGTCCTGTTCACCGGCGTCGTGCTCGCCGTCGAGGTGGCGCTCGGCATGGCGATCGCCCTGCTGCTGTGGCGGCCGTTCCGCGGTGAGCGCTGGGTCCGGGTCGCCATCCTGCTTCCGCTGGTCGCCACCCCGGTGGCGGTCGGCATGATGTGGCGGCTGATCTTCGACCCCACCATCGGCATGGCCAACCAGGTGCTCAGCTGGGTCGGGATCGGCCCGCAGCCCTGGCTGTCCGGCCAGAACAGCGCCCTGCCGACGACGATGTTCATCGACATCTGGCAGTGGACCCCGATGGTAGTGCTGATCCTGCTCGCCGGCCTCACGTCGCTGTCGGACGAGCCGCAGGAGGCCGCCCTCATCGACGGCGCCAGCACCTGGCAGCGGTTCCGGCACGTCACGCTGCCGCTGCTGATGCCCACGGTGATCGTCGCGATCCTGCTGCGCGGCATCGATGCGCTGAAGACCTTCGACATCCTCTACGCCACGAAGGGTCGCGGCGGCGGGTCGTTCCACGAGGTAGAGACGCTCAACGTCTACGCGTACGGGCTGAGCTTCGACTACAACGACTACGGCGTCTCATCGACGGTCCTGATCATCTTCTTCCTGATCATCATCGGGGTGATGTGGGCCCTGACCTACCGCAAGAAGGGGCTGGACCGATGA
- a CDS encoding carbohydrate ABC transporter permease: protein MKPGKPFKVFRAVALAVVVLALIAPLLWMIAASFKTNVDIYDTGKAFVFSPTLDNYGNVLQQANYVQFIGNSLWVAFAATLFSLILGVPAAYSMSRFSMKKSALVVLMARIIPGVSLLVPWYYVFSNLQMVGGYTVLILSHMFVSLPLIVYIMMGFFDSLPEDLEEAALVDGLTHIGAFRRITLPLSVPGVATAGILSFIFSWNNFMFALVLSGADTKTLPVAIFDFVGYASIDWGGLMAAATVVTLPIMVIALFVQKYIVSGLTAGATKG from the coding sequence ATGAAGCCGGGCAAGCCGTTCAAGGTCTTCCGGGCGGTGGCCCTGGCCGTCGTGGTGCTGGCGCTGATCGCGCCGCTGCTGTGGATGATCGCCGCGTCGTTCAAGACAAACGTCGACATCTACGACACCGGCAAGGCCTTCGTCTTCTCGCCCACCCTGGACAACTACGGCAACGTGCTCCAGCAGGCCAACTACGTCCAGTTCATCGGCAACAGCCTGTGGGTGGCGTTCGCCGCCACGCTCTTCTCGCTCATCCTCGGCGTACCGGCCGCCTACTCGATGAGCCGGTTCAGCATGAAGAAGTCAGCGCTCGTGGTGCTCATGGCCCGGATCATCCCGGGTGTGTCGCTCCTGGTGCCCTGGTACTACGTCTTCTCGAACCTGCAGATGGTCGGCGGGTACACCGTGCTGATCCTCAGCCACATGTTCGTGTCGCTGCCGTTGATCGTCTACATCATGATGGGCTTCTTCGACAGCCTGCCGGAGGACCTGGAAGAGGCGGCGCTGGTCGACGGGCTGACCCACATCGGCGCGTTCCGGCGGATCACCCTGCCGCTGTCCGTGCCCGGCGTGGCGACCGCCGGCATCCTGTCCTTCATCTTCTCCTGGAACAACTTCATGTTCGCCCTGGTGCTCTCCGGCGCGGACACGAAGACCCTGCCCGTGGCGATCTTCGACTTCGTCGGCTACGCCAGCATCGACTGGGGCGGCCTGATGGCCGCGGCCACCGTGGTCACTCTGCCGATCATGGTGATCGCCCTGTTCGTGCAGAAGTACATCGTCTCCGGGCTCACCGCCGGCGCCACGAAGGGCTGA
- the dgoD gene encoding galactonate dehydratase, whose amino-acid sequence MTTIARVETFLVAPRWLFVRVETVDGIVGWGEATCEGRSETVRTAVGQLSELLVGRDALRIEDHWQVLTKASFYRGGPILASAVAGLDQALWDIAGKHFGAPVHQLLGGPVRDRIRVYGWVGGDEPAEVRDQISAAVETGLTAVKMNASGRMSPVASVAELDGVVQRVAAAREVLGDERDVAVDFHGRFSLATARRVAPLLEPYRPFFLEEPVVPENSHLIGEFVRATTTPVSTGERLYNRQEFLPVLQAGIAVAQPDLSHAGGITEVRKIAALAEVYDVQLAPHCPLGPIALASCLQVGFATPNYLIQEQSIGIHYNLGAEVLDYCLDKTPLTFVDGYVERLTAPGLGIEIDEQAVRAADKRGHSWRSPTWRHADGSYAEW is encoded by the coding sequence ATGACAACGATCGCACGGGTGGAGACGTTCCTCGTCGCGCCGCGGTGGCTGTTCGTCCGGGTCGAGACCGTCGACGGGATCGTCGGCTGGGGCGAGGCGACCTGCGAGGGCCGCTCCGAGACCGTCCGCACCGCCGTCGGACAGCTCAGCGAGCTGCTGGTCGGCCGGGACGCGCTGCGGATCGAGGACCACTGGCAGGTGCTGACGAAGGCCTCGTTCTACCGGGGCGGGCCGATCCTGGCCAGCGCCGTCGCCGGGCTCGACCAGGCACTGTGGGACATCGCCGGCAAGCACTTCGGCGCCCCGGTGCACCAGCTGCTCGGTGGCCCGGTCCGCGACCGGATCCGGGTCTACGGCTGGGTCGGCGGCGACGAGCCCGCCGAGGTACGCGACCAGATCAGCGCCGCCGTCGAGACGGGGTTGACCGCCGTGAAGATGAACGCGTCCGGGCGGATGAGCCCGGTCGCCTCGGTCGCCGAGCTCGACGGCGTGGTCCAGCGGGTGGCCGCCGCCCGGGAGGTGCTCGGCGACGAGCGGGACGTCGCCGTCGACTTCCACGGCCGGTTCAGCCTGGCCACCGCCCGGCGGGTCGCCCCGCTACTCGAGCCGTACCGGCCGTTCTTCCTGGAGGAGCCGGTGGTGCCGGAGAACTCGCACCTGATCGGCGAGTTCGTACGCGCCACGACCACTCCGGTGTCCACCGGGGAACGGCTCTACAACCGGCAGGAGTTCCTGCCGGTGCTGCAGGCCGGCATCGCTGTCGCCCAGCCGGACCTGTCGCACGCCGGCGGCATCACCGAGGTCCGCAAGATCGCCGCGCTGGCCGAGGTGTACGACGTCCAACTCGCCCCGCACTGCCCGCTGGGCCCGATCGCCCTGGCGTCCTGCCTGCAGGTCGGCTTCGCCACGCCCAACTACCTGATCCAGGAACAGAGCATCGGCATCCACTACAACCTCGGCGCCGAGGTGCTCGACTACTGCCTCGACAAGACCCCGCTGACCTTCGTCGACGGGTACGTCGAGCGGCTCACCGCGCCCGGTCTCGGCATCGAGATCGACGAACAGGCGGTGCGGGCGGCGGACAAGCGCGGCCACTCCTGGCGCAGCCCCACCTGGCGGCACGCCGACGGCTCCTACGCGGAATGGTGA
- a CDS encoding bifunctional 4-hydroxy-2-oxoglutarate aldolase/2-dehydro-3-deoxy-phosphogluconate aldolase, which translates to MTVNLVAELAAARILAVIRGTDTAGAIAAGTALLEEGVRVVEVALTTPDAARAVEALRAVAPAGSLVGAGTVLTAADVAEVAAAGAQFVVTPAVVESIAEAARLGLPVAAGAFTPTEAYTAMRLGASAIKLFPVSVGGPAYLKAVRDPFPDIPFVAVGGVGLADLPGYFAAGAIAVGVGGPLVGDAASGGDLDALRQRARAYLSAVA; encoded by the coding sequence ATGACTGTCAATCTCGTCGCCGAACTCGCCGCCGCCCGGATTCTCGCGGTCATCCGGGGGACCGACACCGCGGGCGCGATCGCCGCCGGCACCGCCCTGCTGGAGGAGGGCGTACGAGTCGTGGAGGTGGCCCTCACCACGCCGGACGCGGCGCGAGCCGTCGAGGCGCTGCGCGCGGTCGCGCCGGCCGGCTCCCTGGTCGGCGCCGGGACGGTGCTCACCGCCGCGGACGTCGCCGAGGTGGCGGCGGCCGGCGCGCAGTTCGTGGTGACGCCCGCGGTGGTCGAGTCGATCGCCGAGGCGGCGCGGCTCGGCCTGCCCGTCGCCGCCGGGGCGTTCACCCCGACCGAGGCGTACACCGCGATGCGGCTGGGCGCGTCGGCGATCAAGCTGTTCCCGGTGTCGGTGGGCGGCCCCGCTTACCTGAAGGCGGTCCGCGACCCGTTCCCGGACATCCCCTTCGTAGCGGTCGGCGGCGTCGGCCTGGCCGACCTGCCCGGCTACTTCGCCGCCGGCGCGATCGCGGTCGGCGTCGGCGGCCCGCTGGTCGGTGACGCCGCCTCCGGCGGCGACCTCGACGCCCTGCGCCAGCGCGCCCGCGCCTACCTCTCCGCCGTCGCATGA
- a CDS encoding sugar kinase — translation MTAVDLLTFGEALVSLRTAGPIVTGGALTPHLAGAEANVAVGVARLGHRAAFAGRVSDDELGEFLLRQLRAEGVSLEHVVRDPDRPAGLMFLERRTADLTRVIYQRAGSAGSAVSVEDLRPALAAGARVLHLTGITAALSDGAREATRWAAVTAARAGTLVCLDVNHRTKLWSRDAARAALADIVGHASVVVASADELDLVGTAGADELTVVAELLDRGVSTVLVKLGGDGARAYTREGVRQAAAVPVTAVDTVGAGDAFTAGYLSGHLDGLDLAGRLRRAVTLGAFVVGGHGDWETLPRRDELSLLNDVQPGSTLR, via the coding sequence ATGACCGCCGTCGACCTGCTCACCTTCGGCGAGGCCCTGGTGTCGCTGCGCACGGCCGGGCCCATCGTCACCGGTGGCGCGCTCACCCCGCACCTGGCCGGGGCGGAGGCCAACGTGGCCGTCGGGGTGGCCCGGCTCGGCCACCGCGCGGCCTTCGCCGGCCGGGTCAGCGACGACGAACTCGGCGAGTTCCTGCTCCGGCAACTGCGCGCCGAGGGGGTAAGCCTCGAGCACGTGGTCCGCGATCCGGACCGCCCGGCCGGGCTGATGTTCCTGGAACGGCGGACCGCCGACCTGACCCGGGTGATCTACCAGCGGGCCGGCTCGGCCGGCTCGGCGGTGTCCGTCGAGGACCTGCGGCCTGCCCTGGCCGCCGGCGCCCGGGTGCTGCACCTGACCGGGATCACCGCGGCGCTGTCCGACGGTGCCCGGGAGGCCACCCGGTGGGCGGCCGTGACCGCCGCCCGGGCCGGGACGCTGGTCTGCCTCGACGTCAACCACCGGACGAAATTGTGGAGCCGGGACGCGGCGCGGGCCGCGCTCGCCGACATCGTCGGCCACGCCTCGGTCGTGGTCGCCTCCGCCGACGAGCTGGACCTGGTCGGCACGGCGGGCGCGGACGAGCTGACCGTGGTCGCCGAGCTGCTGGACCGGGGCGTGTCGACGGTGCTGGTGAAGCTCGGCGGCGACGGCGCCCGCGCGTACACCCGGGAGGGCGTGCGGCAGGCGGCGGCGGTGCCCGTGACGGCGGTGGACACCGTCGGCGCGGGGGACGCCTTCACCGCCGGCTACCTCTCCGGCCACCTCGACGGTCTCGACCTGGCCGGGCGGCTGCGCCGCGCGGTCACCCTGGGCGCCTTCGTCGTCGGCGGCCACGGCGACTGGGAGACCCTGCCACGCCGCGACGAACTGTCCCTCCTGAACGACGTGCAGCCCGGCAGCACGCTGCGCTGA
- the manD gene encoding D-mannonate dehydratase ManD, with the protein MKIVAADVIVSSPDRNFVTLKITTDEGLTGLGDGTLNGRELAVASYLADHVVPLLIGRDPHQIEDTWQFLYRSAYWRRGPVTMAAIAAVDVALWDIKAKAAGMPLYQLLGGASRTGILAYGHASGRDLPELFDSIRHHLEQGFRAIRVQTSVPGINAVYGVAAQPSVDGKRYDYEPAQRTPLPAEEDWDTRSYMRHLPGVFEAVRNEFGPELPLLHDGHHRMTPIQAAKLGKALEPYDLFWLEDCTPAENQEALRLVRQHTTTPLAIGEVFNTVWDYQTLIREQLIDYVRSAVTHTGGITAMRKLLDYAAQYQIKSGIHGPTDISPVGMAAALHLDLAIHNFGIQEYMRHGALTDEVFRQSFTFADGYLHPGQQPGLGVELDEEAAGRFPYQPAYLPFNRLKDGTVHDW; encoded by the coding sequence ATGAAGATCGTCGCCGCGGACGTCATCGTCTCCAGCCCCGACCGGAACTTCGTCACCCTCAAGATCACAACTGACGAGGGACTCACCGGACTGGGCGACGGCACCCTCAACGGGCGCGAACTGGCCGTCGCGTCGTACCTGGCCGACCACGTCGTCCCGCTGCTGATCGGGCGCGACCCGCATCAGATCGAGGACACCTGGCAGTTCCTCTACCGCTCGGCCTACTGGCGGCGGGGGCCGGTCACCATGGCCGCCATCGCGGCCGTGGACGTCGCCCTCTGGGACATCAAGGCCAAGGCCGCCGGAATGCCGCTCTACCAGCTCCTGGGCGGCGCCTCCCGGACCGGGATCCTGGCCTACGGGCACGCCTCCGGGCGGGACCTGCCCGAGCTGTTCGACTCCATCCGCCACCACCTGGAGCAGGGCTTCCGCGCCATCCGGGTGCAGACCTCGGTGCCCGGCATCAACGCCGTCTACGGCGTGGCCGCCCAGCCCAGCGTCGACGGCAAGCGCTACGACTACGAGCCGGCCCAGCGCACGCCGCTGCCCGCCGAGGAGGACTGGGACACCCGCTCGTACATGCGGCACCTGCCGGGGGTCTTCGAGGCCGTTCGCAACGAGTTCGGCCCCGAGCTGCCCCTGCTGCACGACGGGCACCACCGGATGACCCCCATCCAGGCCGCCAAGCTGGGCAAGGCGCTCGAGCCGTACGACCTGTTCTGGCTGGAGGACTGCACCCCGGCGGAGAACCAGGAGGCGCTGCGGCTGGTCCGGCAGCACACCACCACCCCGTTGGCCATCGGCGAAGTCTTCAACACCGTCTGGGACTACCAGACGCTGATCCGCGAACAGCTCATCGACTACGTGCGCTCCGCCGTCACGCACACCGGCGGCATCACCGCCATGCGGAAGCTGCTCGACTACGCCGCCCAGTACCAGATCAAGTCCGGCATCCACGGGCCGACCGACATCTCCCCGGTCGGCATGGCCGCCGCGCTCCACCTCGACCTGGCCATCCACAACTTCGGCATCCAGGAGTACATGCGGCACGGGGCGCTCACCGACGAGGTGTTCCGACAGTCGTTCACCTTCGCCGACGGGTACCTGCACCCGGGACAGCAGCCCGGACTCGGCGTGGAGCTCGACGAGGAGGCCGCGGGCCGGTTCCCGTACCAGCCGGCGTACCTGCCGTTCAACCGGCTCAAAGACGGCACGGTCCATGACTGGTGA
- a CDS encoding gluconokinase: protein MTGDRRPPTRHVVVMGVSGAGKTTVARGISELTELVFAEADEFHPPANVARMRAGIPLDDAARWPWLRDLAAWMAGRHAEGVSTVLACSALKRSYRDVLRQGPPSVEFVHLAGPAELIRARMTGRVGHYMPASLLNSQRATLEDLTPNEPGVVLDVAVTPEELVVAAVDRLGLPRRTFVGTGSPGDADGRPRGTMAQ from the coding sequence ATGACTGGTGACCGTCGTCCGCCCACCCGGCACGTGGTGGTGATGGGCGTGTCGGGGGCGGGCAAGACAACGGTGGCGCGGGGGATCAGCGAGTTGACCGAACTGGTCTTCGCCGAGGCGGACGAGTTTCACCCGCCGGCCAACGTGGCCCGGATGCGCGCCGGCATCCCGCTGGACGACGCGGCACGCTGGCCCTGGCTGCGCGACCTCGCGGCCTGGATGGCCGGCCGGCACGCCGAGGGCGTGTCCACGGTGCTGGCCTGCTCGGCGTTGAAGCGCTCCTACCGGGACGTGCTGCGCCAGGGACCGCCCAGCGTGGAGTTCGTGCACCTGGCCGGCCCGGCCGAGCTGATCCGGGCCCGGATGACCGGGCGGGTCGGGCACTACATGCCAGCCAGTCTGCTCAACTCCCAGCGGGCCACCCTTGAGGATCTGACGCCCAACGAACCCGGGGTGGTGCTGGACGTGGCCGTGACACCGGAGGAGCTGGTCGTCGCGGCGGTCGACCGGCTCGGCCTGCCCCGACGGACATTCGTCGGCACCGGTTCACCCGGCGACGCCGACGGGAGACCGCGCGGGACGATGGCGCAGTGA
- a CDS encoding FtsX-like permease family protein: MLLTAAAGRTADLRLIRLAGATRKQVVWLVTAESALVVLLGGVVAFVGLLSIRAGLAEQAGVPVDLVAPWSVAGGVVGWWALPVPRGAASALPTWRSLRHRPARSPVGVAG; encoded by the coding sequence ATGTTGCTGACGGCCGCCGCCGGCCGGACGGCAGACCTGCGGCTGATCCGGTTGGCCGGTGCGACCCGGAAGCAGGTCGTCTGGCTGGTCACGGCCGAGTCCGCCCTGGTGGTGCTGCTCGGCGGTGTTGTCGCGTTCGTCGGCCTGCTGAGCATCCGTGCCGGCCTCGCCGAGCAGGCCGGCGTACCGGTCGATCTGGTGGCGCCGTGGTCCGTGGCCGGCGGGGTGGTGGGGTGGTGGGCTCTGCCTGTCCCTCGCGGTGCGGCGAGCGCGTTGCCGACCTGGCGGTCACTGCGCCATCGTCCCGCGCGGTCTCCCGTCGGCGTCGCCGGGTGA